In Sphingobacteriaceae bacterium, the DNA window CGCCCGGTTGCCGGCCACTTCGAAAAAGCCGCCCGCCACGGCCATGTGGTACACCTGGCCGTGACGGCGATAGACCATGTCGCCGATGCCCAAGGCCACCACCATGGGGGCGTGGTTGGGCCAGATGCCGATGTAGCCCCGCACCCCCGGCACGATGAGGGCCTCTACCCGTTCCTCGAATACGACGCGCTCGGGCGTCACTACTTCCAAGCGGATGGGCTGGTCTGCCGCCAAGTGCATCACCTGCTAGGCTGCCAGTTTCTTGGCCTTCTCCACCGCTTCATCGATGGTGCCGACGAAGAGGAAGGCGGCTTCCGGCAGATCATCATGCTTGCCTTCAAGAATTTCCTTGAAGCCGTGCACGGTTTCTTCGACGGTGCAGTACTTGCCGGCATGACCGGTGAAGACTTCGGCCACGAAGAAGGGCTGGGACAGGAAGCGCTCGATCTTCCGGGCCCGCTGTACCGTCAGCTTGTCTTCGTCGCTCAACTCGTCCATGCCCAGAATGGCGATGATGTCCTGCAGGTCCTTATACCGCTGCAGCACCTGCTGGACACCCCGGGCCACCTCGTAGTGCTCCCGGCCCACGATGGTCGGGTCCAGGATGCGGGAGGTGGAGGTCAGGGGGTCCACCGCCGGGTAGATGCCCCGCTCCACGATGGCCCGCTCCAGCCGCACGGTGGAGTCCAAGTGGGCGAAGGTGGTCACCGGCGCCGGGTCGGTGTAGTCGTCGGCGGGCACGTACACGGCCTGCACCGAGGTGATGGAGCCCCGGCGGGTGGTGGTGATACGCTCCTGCAGGTTGCCCATCTCGGTGGCCAAGGTGGGCTGGTAGCCTACGGCGCTGGGCATGCGCCCCAGCAGGGCCGACACTTCGGAGCCCGCCTGGGTGAAGCGGAAGATGTTGTCGATGAACAGCAGCAAGTCCTGGCCTTCTTCATCCCGGAAGTACTCGGCGAAGGCCAGCCCGGCCAGGCCTACCCGCAGCCGGGCCCCGGGCGGCTCGTTCATCTGGCCGAAGACCATGGTGGTCTTGTCCAAGACGCCCGATTCCTGCAGTTCCAAGTACAAGTCGTTGCCTTCCCGGGTGCGCTCGCCTACGCCGGCGAAGACGGAGAAGCCGCCGTGCTTGTAGGCCACGTTGTGGATCAGTTCCTGGATCAATACCGTCTTGCCTACACCGGCGCCGCCGAAGAGGCCGACCTTGCCGCCCCGGGCGAAGGGGCAGATGAGGTCGATGACCTTGATGCCCGTCTCCAGAATCTCCACCGCCGGGCTGACGTCGGCCACGTCGGGCGCCGGCCGGTGGAGGGGGTAGCGCTTTTCGGTCTTGGGCTGCTCCTTGCCGTCGATGGCTTCACCCACCACGTTGAACATGCGGCCCAAGGTCTCGCGGCCCACGGGCACGCTGATGGGCGTGCCCTGGTCGATGCACTTCATGCCGCGGCGCAGGCCGTCGGTGGAAGCCATGGCGATGCAGCGCACCATGTTGTTGCCCAGGTGCTGGGCCACTTCCAGCACCAGGGGGCTGTTGTCCGTCTGGACACCGGTCCCGTCGTCTTCATCCCGCGGGATGACGATGGAGTTGTAGATTTCGGGCAGGTGACCCGAGGGGAATTCCACGTCCACTACGGCCCCGATGACCTGGGCCACCCTGCCGACGTTCTTTTCCGACTGCTCAGCCACAGGCGGCCAACCCCTTCCTTGTCGTTTAGACGCGCCCCCGGAGGGCCTCGGCGCCGCCGACAATATCGGCGATTTCCGCCGTAATGGACGCCTGGCGTGCCCTGTTGTAGGCCATGGTCAAGGAGGCGATCAGTTCTTCTGCGTTGTCCGTTGCGTTCTTCATGGCCCGCATCCGGAAAGCATATTCGCTGGCCTTTGCTTCCAACAGCATGCGGTAGACGCGGATCTCCACCGACTTGGGCAGCAGGTCGTCGAACACCCGCTGGCGGTCGGGCTCGTAGATGTAGCCCACCATTTCCAAGTGGCGCTCCGCCTCGTCTTCGGGCTCATCGCCGCCGCCCCCGGCCCCCATCTCGCCCAGGACGTCCTTGCCCAGGGGCAGCAGGTTGGTGACCATCAAATCCTGGGTCACCACGGTGACGAAGCTGGTGTAGACCATCTTGATTTCGTCGAACTGGTCCGACATGAACAGGTCCATAAGTTCCCGGGCGATGGACCGGGCTCTCAGGAAGGCGATCTCCTCGCCCAAATTGGTAACTTCGTACTTGATGGGGTAGCCGCGGCGGCGGAAGTAGTCCCGGCCGCGGCGGCCGATGACGTACAGGTCCACCTGGGTGCCGGCCTGCTCCAGCTCCTTGACCGCTTCCTCGGCCCGGCGGTTGACGTTGTGGTTGTAGCTGCCCGCCAAGCCCCGGTCGCCCGTCACCACTACAACCAAGGAGCGCTTAACCGGCCGCTCCACCAGCAGCGGGTGATCGGCCATTTCCTCCCGGGCCAGCCGGCCCAGCAGGTCGTTGAGCTTCCGGGCGTAAGGCTGGCCGGAGCGGACCTGGTCCTCGGTGCGGCGCATCTTGGCGCTGGCCACCAGGTACATGGCCCGGGTGATTTGTTTGATGTTTTCAACGGCGCGGCGGCGCCGCCGGATATCTCGCAGAGAAGCCATTTGTGCTCCCCACCGCCTTGCGGTCTTGACGTCGTTGAGCCGGTGGCGTCATGGCCGGGGCGGCGCTCCCGCCCCCGGCCGCGGCCTGTCAGGCGGGCTCGGCTTCTGCCTCCTCGCCTTCACCGGCGCCGAGGAACACCTGCTTGTACCGGTTGATGGCATCGGTCAGCTTGGCCTCGGCTTCTTCGGTCAAGTCCTTGGTCTCGTCAATCATCTTGATAATTTCGGGCTCCAAGGAATGGAGATGCTTCAGCAGGCCGTCCAGGAAGGGAAGAACCTGCTCCACTTCCAGGTCGTCCAGGTGCCCCTTGATGCCGGCGAAAATGGATACTACCTGCTCCGGCACCGACAAGGGGGCCCGTTCCGGCTGCTTCAGCACTTCCTGCAGGCGCTGGCCCCTGGCCAACTGGGCCTGGGTGGCCCGGTCCAGGTCGGAGCCGAACTGGGCGAAGGCGGCCAGTTCGCGGAACTGGGCCAAGTCCAGGCGCAGACCGCCGGAAACCCGCCGCATGGACTTCAGCTGGGCGGCGGAGCCGACCCGGGAGACGGACCGGCCCACGTCGATGGCGGGGCGGATACCGGCGTAGAAGAGGTCGGCCTCCAGGAAGATCTGCCCGTCGGTAATGGAAATGACGTTGGTGGGAATGTAGGCCGACAAGTCACCGGCCTGGGTTTCGATGATGGGCAGGGCCGTCAGGGAGCCGCCGCCGATCTCATCCTTCAGCCGGGCCGAACGCTCCAGGAGCCGGGAGTGGAGGTAGAACACGTCACCGGGATAGGCTTCGCGCCCCGGCGGGCGGCGCAGCAGCAGGGACATCTCCCGGTAGGCCCAGGCGTGCTTGGACAAGTCGTCGTAGACGACCAGGACGTCCTTATGCTTCTCGTACATGAAGTACTCGCCCATGGCGCAGCCGGCGTAGGGCGCCAGCCACAGCAGGGGCGCCGGCTGGCTGGCGGTGGCGGAGACGACGATGGTGTAGTCCATGGCCCCGTGGCGCTTAAGGGTGTCGACCACGCCCGCCACGGTGGAGGCCTTCTGGCCGATGGCCACGTAGACGCAGATTACATCCTGGTCCTTCTGGTTGATGATGGTGTCGACCACCAGGGAGGTCTTGCCCGTCTGCCGGTCGCCGATGATCAACTCCCGCTGGCCCCGGCCGATGGGGATCATGGAGTCGATGGCCTTCCACCCCGTCTGCAGGGGGGTGTCCACCGGCTGGCGGTCGATGACGCCGGGGGCCGGCGATTCCACAGGGCGGAACTTGACGCCGGTGTCGATGGGGCCCGCTTCGTCCAGGGGCTCACCCACGGGGTTGACCACCCGGCCCAGCAGCTCCTCCCCTACGGGAACCGACATGATGCGCCCCGTGCGGCGCACTTCGTCGCCCTCGTGAATGTCCTGGTAGGGACCCAAAATTACGGCGCCTACGTTGTCTTCGGCCAAGTCCAAGGCCACGGCGTAGACGCCGTTGGAGAACTGCAGCAATTCGCTGGCCATGCACGATTCCAGGCCGTAGATGCGGGCGACACCGTCGGCCACTTGGATGACGGTGCCCACATCTTCCATCTGCAGCTGGCCCTCATAGGCCTCGATCTGCTTCTTGATTATGGATGTAATTTCTTCGGGACGGATGCTCAAGGCACCGCCACTCCTTCCTGGTCCCGACCCTTCCCGGCCATGGCCTGGGCCAACTCCGCCAGGCGCCGCTTCAGGCTGCCGTCCAGGCGGCGATCACCGATCCGGACCACCACACCGCCCACCAGGGCGGGGTCGGTGCGGGGCAGGACCCGCACTTCCTTGCCCATGACAGCCTCCAGGCGGCGGCGGATGCTCTCCAGGCCGGCATCGGAAAGGTCGACGGCTGTGATGACCTCGGCCTCAACGATGTTTCTGGCCGTCAACACCGTCTGGTAGTACTCCCGGTAAAACTCCGGGAGGAGATTTTCCCGGTTCTTGTCGAGAATGAGCTGCAGGAAATTCTTCAGCAGCGCCGGCGCTTCATCGCCGGCCAGCTGCAGCAGCAGGTCCTTGCGTTGGGAACGGGGCACCCGGCGGTTCTCGATCAACTGCTTCAGCTGGGGCTGCTGCTCCAGTTGCTCCACCACAGCCCCCAGGTGCTTTTCCACCTCGTCGGCCACGCCGTGCTCGGCGGCGGCCAGGTAAAGGGCACCCGCATACCTGCGGGCCACGCCGCGGCTAATCATTTACAGCCACCACTTCGGCTACGATTTCTTCTGCCAGGCGGTGATGGTCTTCGTCGCTCATGCTGCGGCGCAGGAGACGCTCGGCGGCGACGATGGTGAGCATGGCCACTTCCTGCCGCAGCTCGGCGATGGCCTGGTCCCGCTCCTGGCTGATGGTCTTCCTGGCCCGGTCCAGCAATTCTTCGGCTTCGGACTGGGCCTTGGCCAGTATTTCTTCCCGCTGCTCCGAAGCTGCCCGGGTGGCCTTGTCGATGATGTCCTGGGCCTCCCGCTGGGCCTGGCTGATCTGCTGGGTGTAGTCGGCCCGCAGGCGCTCGGCCTCGACCCGGGCCTGCTCTGCCTGGCTCAGGTTGGTCTCCACTTCCTTGCGCCGGTCGTCCAGCAGCTCGATGACCGGCCGCCAGAGGACCCTGGCCAGGACCACCACCAACAGGGTGAAGTTTACGGCGGCCCAAGCCAGCACGTTCAGATCGATTTCTACGGTGGCCGCCGCCAAGTAGGCTCCATCCACCCGCCCCTCACTCCCTTAGCACCGGCAGGGCACTGGGACCCCGCCCGCTGGCGTTGAACGACTTCTTGCCGGGTAGAACAACTTATCAATGAAAACAGTCAAAAACTTATGCAAAGATTCCAGGCGCGCCCCACCGCCGCCGGCGGGGTTCGCTTCGAGCAAGGTCGAAGGAACCCCGCTGCCGGCGTACCCGTGGAAGTATCAATGCTTAGGACGCACCTGCAATGGTCCCTGACAGCATGAAGATCAGGAGGAACACGAACAGGGTCAGTGCCTCCATGAACGCCAGGGTCAGAATCAGTGAGGTCTGGATGGTACCCCCCGCCTCAGGCTGGCGCCACAAGGCGTCGAAAGCCGCTACCGCCGCCCGGGACTGGGACGTGGCGGAACCGATGGCTGCTGCGGCGATGGCGATTACCGCCAGGGCACCAAACAGCCCGAGTGCACCGATTGCCTCCATGGAAAGGTCTCCCTCCTCTTGGGACCCTGTTGGGCCCGCTGGTTATCTGAATCAAACTTTTAATCCTCTGCCGTCGCCGATGCAATATACAGCGTCGACAGCAGGGTGAAAATCAAAGCCTGGATGGCGCCCAAAATGAGCTCCAGCCCCATGATCAACAGCGGGAGACCGTAAGGAATGGACTCCAGCAACCTGGAGAGCAGGGTCTCACCGGCATATACATTAGCAAAAAGTCGGACGGAGAGCGAAAAGGGGCGGACCAGTTCTTCCACGATGCCGAGGATGAACATGATGGGCGCCAGGAACAAGGGCTGGAACAGGTGACGGAAATGGGCCAGCCCCTTGGTTTGAATGCCGAAAATCTGCACCGAGACGGCGATGACGACGGCCAGGCCCAAGGTTACGCCCCAGACGGAAGTGGGGGGCAGGAAGCCCGGCAGCATGCCTGCGCCCGGCAACATGCCGGAGAAGTTGGAAATAAGGATGAACAAAAAGACCGTGCCCAGCAGGGGTACGTACCGGCGGGCCCGCTGCCCGTCCATCTGCTGGCTTACGAGACCCAGCAGCCCCTCCACCACCACTTCGGCCAACGCCTGGCCGCGGCTCGCGGGGATCCTCTCCAGGCGCCGGGTAAGGAGCAAGCTGGCAAGGATCATCACTGCCATGATGACCCACATGGTGATGACGGCGTCGGACACCGGAATGGGTCCCAGCCAGAAACGGGCGTCGGGTTCGGTAGCCAGGATGGCGAAGTTGCCCAGCAAATCCGTCCCAGCCATAAAAGCTCCGCCTCCTCCAGAGCGGGCGGCTAAGTAGTCTTCAGCAGCCCGGAGATGGCCTCAAAGATGATGGGAATCAGCAGTCCCAGCATGACGGCCACCAGGGAGTACACGTGGCCGTCCACAAAGAAGGCCAACAGCATAATACTGAAGTTTAGGAACATTCGCACTAGGTACCAGGGCATTAATTTGGCGGCCCCGTTTTTTACGTCGGCCATCGCCCTGGCGAAGGCCTTTCTCAGGAGCCGGTGGTTTAGGTAGCCCAGGGCCAAGGCGGCCACGAACCAGGCGGCCATGCGCCACGCCAGGCCCCCTTCGGGCCAAGTCATGCCTAGTCCTCCTTGCGGGTACTGTTCTTGGACATGCGCTGCCATTGCCGCATGAAGCTGGTCATGGCAGAAGCAGCCCCCAACAGTATACCCGCTGCAGTCAACCATGGGGCCGTCTGCCAGAGGCGGTCGAGCCAGCCGCCCACCACGTAGCCCATGACGATGGCCCCTGAGAAAGTGAAGGCAAAGGAGAGGGCCAGCTGCAACTGGCGTCCTCCTCTGCCGCGGCCTCCACGTCTCATGGCTGCCTGCTCCTATGGGGGCGGCCCCGGGGGATCGACGCCCCAAGGCCAAACCCTACGTCCAATTCGCGCCCCAGAGTGTAAATCCTCCCCCATTGTGAAACCTTGAACGAACTGCCTGCAGGCCCAGGGTCAGGGAACGAATTCCTCGGGCCTGTGCTCCGTCAAGCCCAAGTCGTAGGCCAGAGCAGCCACGGTGCGCTCCGCCGCCCGGCCGTCGCCGAAGGGGTTGGCGGCCTGGGCCATGGCCCGGTGGGCGGCGGGATCCTCGATCAACCGCACGGCTTCATCATATATGGTTTCCGGGTCGGTGCCCACCAGGCGCACGGTGCCGGCGGCCACCGCCTCGGGCCTTTCCGTCTTTTCCCTGGTCACCAGCACCGGCACGCCCAGGGAGGGTGCCTCCTCCTGCAGGCCGCCGGAGTCGGTGATCATGAAGTAGGACCGGGCCATCAAATTGGCCCAGTCGCCGTAGGGCAAGGGCTCGGCCTTATGCACCCGGGGCAGGCCCTCCAAGGCTGCCTGGGCGGGCCCCCTGACTTCGGGGTTGCGGTGGATGGAGGCCACCAGGGCGATGTCGGGCCTGGTCCGGACCAGGCGGGCGATGGCCTGCCAGATGCCCACCATGGCCGGGCCGAAGTTTTCCCGCCGGTGCACTTCCACCAGCACCAGCCTCAGCCCCTGACGGCGGGCCTGGTCCAGAAAGACGGCCAACTCCCCGTCGCCAAAAACGTAATCGCCCGCCACCGTTTGCAGGAGCGAATCGATGGTGGTGTTGCCCGTGACGAAAATGCGCTGGGGGGAGACCCCCTCCCGCAGCAGGTTGTCCCGGGCCGCCGGGGTGGCGGCGAAATGAAGGTGGGCCAGCACTCCCGTCAGGCGCCGGTGCATTTCCTCGGGGAAGGGCGAATAGGGGTCGTAGGTGCGGAGCCCGGCTTCAATGTGCCCCACGGGAATTTGGTGGTGGAAGGCCGCCAGGGCCCCGGCGAAGGTGGTGGTGGTATCCCCCTGCACCAGCACCACGGCGGGCCTCTCCTGGGCAAAGACTTGCGCCAGCCCTTGGATGGCCCGGACGGTGGCGTCGGTCAGCCCCTGGCGATGGGTCATGATGTTCAGGTCATAGTCGGGTGCAATGGCGAAATGGCGCAGGTGCTGGTCCAGCATTTCCCGGTGCTGGGCCGTGACCACGACAAGGGGCTGGAGGTGGGGATGGGACCTGAGGGCCGTGATGACGGGAGCCATCTTGATGGCTTCGGGCCGGGTGCCGAAAACGACAGCTACCTTATGGATGGATGTCAAAGGCGCATCTCCTTTGCGTCAAGAACCCGGGGACTGCTCACCCTTGACGTCGTGGCTTGTCCGGGTAGAGAGCACCCCTAGACGGTGGGCCAAAAAGTACCCGGTGACCACTACGAAGGCTACCACTCCCACGCCTTGCAGCGTGGGCAGGTTGGTTACGGCCAAGGCGCTGATGCCCAGCCAGCCGCTGATGATGTACATGACGATCACCGCATCCCGGTGGCTCAGGCCCAGCTGCAGCAACCGGTGGTGGACATGCTCCCGGTCGGCGGCCGAGATGGAACGGCCTTGCCGCAGGCGGCGCACGATGGCCAGGAAAGTGTCGGCGATGGGCAGGCCCAGGGCCAGGACCGGCACGGCCAAAGCCAGGGCCGCAGGCCCTTTCAGCATGCCCTGCACCGCCAGGACGGCCAGGGCGAAGCCCAGGAACATGGAGCCGGCATCACCCATGATGATGCGGGCGGGATTGAAGTTGTAGGGGAGGAAGCCCAGGGCACCCCCGGCCACCGCCGCCAGCAGCACCGCCGCCGCTGTCTGACCCGTCTGGAAGGCGGCCACCATCAACGTCAAGGAGGCGATGCCGGCGATGCCGGCGGCCAGGCCATCCAGGCCGTCGATCAAGTTCATAACGTTGATGAGGGCCACGACCCAAAACAGGGTGAGGGGCGCAGCCATGGCGCCCAGGATGACCATGCCGCCCGCCGGGTTGGTGAGCCATTCGATGCGGATGCCCATGGCCACCACCGCCAGCCCGGCGGCGATCTGCCCCAGCAATTTCACCGAGGGCTTCAAGTTCCGGGCGTCATCCCACAGGCCCAGCAGCATCACGGCGCCGCCCACCAGGACGATGGCCCTCACCGCCGGGTTGGACCAGCCCGAAGTCAGCAACAGGGAGCCGGCCACCCCCAGGTAAATGGCCACCCCGCCCAAATAGGGCAACGGGGTGCGGTGGACGCTGCGGGCCACCGGGTGGGCCTGGATGTTCCAGCGTATAGCCAGCCGGCGGGCCACCGGCGTTAAAAGCAACACCAATATGAATGCCGCCCCGAAGGCGACCCCGTAGGCGGGCAAAGACAAATGCTTTCCCCCCTGCCCAGGGAGTGGGCATCGGTCATCATCGTTTCAATGCACAAACAACCGGCCGTCGGCCGGGCACCGGGAAATTTTCAGGCCTGCTCCTCGATGGCTTTGATCTTGTCCACCCGGCGCTGATGGCGCCCTCCCCCAAAAGGCTCCGCCAACCAGGCGTCCACCACGGCCAGGGCCATGAGGGACCCGATGATGCGGGCGCCCATGGTCAGCACGTTGCTGTCGTTGTCCTGGCGCGTCAGCCGGGCCGACAGGGGTTCGTGGCACAAGGCGGCCCGTACCCCCGGCACCTTGTTGGCGGCGATGCTCATGCCGATGCCGCTGCCGCAAATGAGAATGCCCCGCTCGACTTCGCCGCGGGCAACCTTCCGTCCTACCCCCAGCGCAAAATCGGGGTAGTCGCATGATTCTTCGGTGTGGGTGCCTACATCCACCACTTCATAGCTGCGGGCCAGGAGATGCTCCTTGATCTGGTTTTTCAAGGCCAGGCCCGCATGATCGGAACCGATGGCTATTTTCAACTGTCGCCTCTCCTCCCACTGCCGCGCCTGGTAGGTGTGGCCAGGCGGTCCACCAAGCCCTTCAGCAGTTCCACCAGGCGGTCGGCCGTCGCTTCGTAGGCCTCCCGGCCCTGCCCCACGGGATCGGCCACCTCCAGGCTGGCCAAATCCCCTTCGATGCGGGCCAGATCCTGGCGCTGCTCCCGGCCCGTCTCCGCCACCTTGCGGCCCAGTTCTTCCAGGGCCTCTTCCACTTCCGACAGTTCTTCCTCGTTGACGGGCTCGGCCCGCCGCAGCTCCAGGCGGCGGCGCTCCAGTTCGGCCATCTCCTGGGCTTGGGCCTGGCGCACGGCGGCCTGCTGGCGGCCGATTTCCTCGTACAGTTCCTCGGCCTCTTTGATAAAGGGCTCCCACCGGTCGGGCTCGGCCCATTCCGACAGCACGGCCACCCGCTTCCACGCCTGGGGGAAACGCATCAAAACTTCCATCTTATGCTGGCGGGTCATGGTCAGGATGAGATCGGCCCAGTCCACCAGCTTGCCTGTCAAGGGCTGGCTGCGGAACTCGCCGGTGTCGATGCCCCGGTCCGCCAGCACCTCCCGGGCATCCTCCGACATGTCGGAACCCAACGCCGCGGCCGTGCCCGCGGAGCGGATTTCCAATTCCGGCGCTTCACCTTTCGCCACCATGTCCCGCAGGAGGATTTCGGCCATGGGGCTGCGGCACGTGTTGCCGGTGCAAACAAACAGGATTCGCTTGGGGCGCCGGTGCCGCCCGAAGGAAAGTTCTTCGCCCGCCATTACATCCTCCCCCCTTCCGTTCGCGGCACCCTCTGCTTGGCTTTGGCCTTGGCTATGATGCCGGCTATCGAAGACCCGGGTCGCAATATTTCGACGGCTGCCTCCACCAAGCGGTTCCGGACGGCCAAGCCGATGCCCGCCGGTTCCACTCCGTGGGTGACGATGAGATCCACGCCTTCCCCATCCAACCGCCGCAGGCCTTCGTACAGGCCGGCGGCAAGAGTTTCCGGCTGCCGGAGACTTCCCCAGGCCACCCGGGGGCGGGGCCAGTCGTCGCCCAGTTCCGTCGCCAGCAGCAGGCCGGTGCGCAGACCCGCCGCTTCAGCAGCGGTCAGCAAATTTCTTATTATGTTATGCACTTCCGTTAGGTTTTCCCCCAGTACAAGCACCACCGGAGCCTGGGGCGCATATTGCCGATATTTTATATCCGGTGCTGCAGAACCTGCACCTTGGGCGTCCTCATCGGCCTGTGTACCTTCATTATGGTGCAAGACAAGCCGGGAATGAATCCGCAAGGCCGGAAGGTGCCGGCGCAAGGCTTCCACCGGGACGGCGCCGGGCCGGAGCAGCACGGGCGGGTCCTGGGCCAGGTCGATGACCGTGGATTCCACCCCTACCGGCGCAGGGCCGCCGTCGATGACCAGGTCCACCAGGCCGCCCAGGTCCTCCACCACGTGGCGGGCGGTGGTGGGGCTGGGCCTGCCCGAAGGGTTGGCGCTGGGAGCGGCCAGCGGCTCCCCCACCTCCCGCACCAGGGCCAGGGCGATGGGATGGGCGGGGACCCGGATGCCCACGGTGGGCCCGCCGCCCCGGACGGCCGCCGGCACCACGGCAGCCGCCGGCAGCACCAAGGTCAGGGGGCCGGGCCAGAAGGCCCCGGCCAGGGCTTGGGCCGTAGCCGGCCAACGGGCCGCCAGGGGCCGGGCCATGCCCTCGTCGGCCACGTGCATGATCAAAGGCTTGTCCTTGGGCCGGCCTTTCACCTGGAACAGGCGTTCCAAAGCATCGGGCCGGGAGGGCAGGGCTCCCAGGCCGTAAACCGTCTCGGTGGGGAAGGCCACCAGCCCGCCGTTCCGGAGCACCGCCGCCCCCCGGCCGATGACCCGCCGGCCGTGGTCCGAGTCCACCTGGTCGGGGGCCAGCCGCTCCACGGGGGGCAGGGGAGCTTCAACGTCCATGGCCGGGTTCCTTCGCTTCCCCCGGGTGGGGGTCAGGGGCGAGGGCCCCATGGGGCCGCCGGCCCGCGGCGATGCGGGGCAGGCCGGCGTAGTCGGGGATGATGGTGGTCTCCTGCCACCCTCGGGCCGTCATCAAGGACCGCACCCCCTCCGCCTGCCACGGGGAGCATTCCAACATGAGCCAGCCGCCGGGCGCCAGCAGGGGGGCGGCCCCCTGGATAATGTCCCGGTAGGGGGCCAAAGGATCGCCCACAGGGGTCAGCAGGGCCGTAGGCGGCTCGTAGTCTCGGACTTCCGGCTCCAGTTCCGCATACTCTTCGGGGGTTACGTAGGGCGGGTTGGCGGCGATGCCGTGGAGCGTCCCCGCCAGGCCCCGGTCCAGCAGAGGGCGGGTCCAGGAGCCTTGATGGAAAGCAATGCGCTCCAAGACTCCCCAGCGGGCGGCGTTGGCCGCCGCTACCGCCAGGGCGGCCTCGTCCACGTCCACCGCCTCCACGTAGGCGTCGGGCCGGGCCACCGCCAGGGCCACAGCGATGGCGCCGCTGCCGGTGCCCAAATCGGCCAGGTGCACCGGGGACACCTCCCGCACCCTTTCCAGCAGGCCCTCCACCAGCAGTTCCGTTTCCGGCCGGGGAATCAACACCTGGGGCGTCACCTGGAGCCGCAGGGAGTAAAATTCCGCCTCGCCCACGATGTACTGCCACGGCTCCCTGGCGGCCCGCCGCCGGATCAGTTCCTCAAAGGCCCGACGCTCGGACCAGGTCAAGGGCCGCTCCCGGTGCAGCGCCACCTGGGAGGGCTCGATGCCCAGCAGGGCTCCCAGCAATATCCGGGCATCCTGCCGGGCCGTGTCGATGCCCGCGGCGGCCAAGATGCGCCTTCCTTCGGCCAAAGCCGTACCTACGTCCATCATGGGGGTGCCTGCTTCAGCCAAGGGCCATCTGCTCGGCGGCCGCCGAGCTGGCCACAACATCGATGAGTTCGTCCAAATCGCCGTCGAGAACTTCTTCCAGCCGGTGGACGGTCAGGCCCACCCGGTGGTCGGTCACCCGGCCCTGGGGGAAGTTGTAGGTGCGGATGCGCTCGCTGCGGTCGCCGGTGCCCACCTGGGTACGGCGGGCCGCTGCCGTTTCGGCGGCCCGCTCCGCCTGGAGGCGGTCGTAGATGCGGG includes these proteins:
- a CDS encoding L-threonylcarbamoyladenylate synthase, whose product is MDVEAPLPPVERLAPDQVDSDHGRRVIGRGAAVLRNGGLVAFPTETVYGLGALPSRPDALERLFQVKGRPKDKPLIMHVADEGMARPLAARWPATAQALAGAFWPGPLTLVLPAAAVVPAAVRGGGPTVGIRVPAHPIALALVREVGEPLAAPSANPSGRPSPTTARHVVEDLGGLVDLVIDGGPAPVGVESTVIDLAQDPPVLLRPGAVPVEALRRHLPALRIHSRLVLHHNEGTQADEDAQGAGSAAPDIKYRQYAPQAPVVLVLGENLTEVHNIIRNLLTAAEAAGLRTGLLLATELGDDWPRPRVAWGSLRQPETLAAGLYEGLRRLDGEGVDLIVTHGVEPAGIGLAVRNRLVEAAVEILRPGSSIAGIIAKAKAKQRVPRTEGGRM
- a CDS encoding MraY family glycosyltransferase, yielding MLLLTPVARRLAIRWNIQAHPVARSVHRTPLPYLGGVAIYLGVAGSLLLTSGWSNPAVRAIVLVGGAVMLLGLWDDARNLKPSVKLLGQIAAGLAVVAMGIRIEWLTNPAGGMVILGAMAAPLTLFWVVALINVMNLIDGLDGLAAGIAGIASLTLMVAAFQTGQTAAAVLLAAVAGGALGFLPYNFNPARIIMGDAGSMFLGFALAVLAVQGMLKGPAALALAVPVLALGLPIADTFLAIVRRLRQGRSISAADREHVHHRLLQLGLSHRDAVIVMYIISGWLGISALAVTNLPTLQGVGVVAFVVVTGYFLAHRLGVLSTRTSHDVKGEQSPGS
- a CDS encoding low molecular weight protein arginine phosphatase, with translation MAGEELSFGRHRRPKRILFVCTGNTCRSPMAEILLRDMVAKGEAPELEIRSAGTAAALGSDMSEDAREVLADRGIDTGEFRSQPLTGKLVDWADLILTMTRQHKMEVLMRFPQAWKRVAVLSEWAEPDRWEPFIKEAEELYEEIGRQQAAVRQAQAQEMAELERRRLELRRAEPVNEEELSEVEEALEELGRKVAETGREQRQDLARIEGDLASLEVADPVGQGREAYEATADRLVELLKGLVDRLATPTRRGSGRRGDS
- the rpiB gene encoding ribose 5-phosphate isomerase B, giving the protein MKIAIGSDHAGLALKNQIKEHLLARSYEVVDVGTHTEESCDYPDFALGVGRKVARGEVERGILICGSGIGMSIAANKVPGVRAALCHEPLSARLTRQDNDSNVLTMGARIIGSLMALAVVDAWLAEPFGGGRHQRRVDKIKAIEEQA
- the prmC gene encoding peptide chain release factor N(5)-glutamine methyltransferase, giving the protein MMDVGTALAEGRRILAAAGIDTARQDARILLGALLGIEPSQVALHRERPLTWSERRAFEELIRRRAAREPWQYIVGEAEFYSLRLQVTPQVLIPRPETELLVEGLLERVREVSPVHLADLGTGSGAIAVALAVARPDAYVEAVDVDEAALAVAAANAARWGVLERIAFHQGSWTRPLLDRGLAGTLHGIAANPPYVTPEEYAELEPEVRDYEPPTALLTPVGDPLAPYRDIIQGAAPLLAPGGWLMLECSPWQAEGVRSLMTARGWQETTIIPDYAGLPRIAAGRRPHGALAPDPHPGEAKEPGHGR
- the wecB gene encoding UDP-N-acetylglucosamine 2-epimerase (non-hydrolyzing), with translation MTSIHKVAVVFGTRPEAIKMAPVITALRSHPHLQPLVVVTAQHREMLDQHLRHFAIAPDYDLNIMTHRQGLTDATVRAIQGLAQVFAQERPAVVLVQGDTTTTFAGALAAFHHQIPVGHIEAGLRTYDPYSPFPEEMHRRLTGVLAHLHFAATPAARDNLLREGVSPQRIFVTGNTTIDSLLQTVAGDYVFGDGELAVFLDQARRQGLRLVLVEVHRRENFGPAMVGIWQAIARLVRTRPDIALVASIHRNPEVRGPAQAALEGLPRVHKAEPLPYGDWANLMARSYFMITDSGGLQEEAPSLGVPVLVTREKTERPEAVAAGTVRLVGTDPETIYDEAVRLIEDPAAHRAMAQAANPFGDGRAAERTVAALAYDLGLTEHRPEEFVP